From a single Lentimicrobiaceae bacterium genomic region:
- a CDS encoding MBOAT family protein, with translation MVFSSSLFLLYFLPVFLLLYYISPNKMKNYVALLASVVFYAWGAPTFIFIVLGSIIADFYAVKLMHTSEGRTKKYLVSFSIALNIGMLLYFKYANFFVDNLNAIMVSTGGKPVEWVKVALPIGISFFSFQKMTYAVDVYRKVHAPLKKITDFALYILMFPQLIAGPIVRFNEIADQLEDRRYNETADNRLTGFFRFALGLGKKVLIANVLGEYADSVFALNPADMSTATAWMGVLAYAFQIYYDFAGYSDMAIGLGRMIGFDFLENFNNPYISQNISEFWRRWHISLGRWMLDYLYIPLGGNRVSVGRLYFNLWLVFIISGFWHGAAWNFVAWGAFHGFFLIADRLFLLKVYKTIGKYPSIFITFIITLVGWVLFRAESLQYALDFTERMFSFTAGPAVYISNKVWTILITGAFFSFWAGFGKIEQWQEKVFSKKQSLRTLVFMTLASAIFFIISLAAITSSGFNPFIYFRF, from the coding sequence ATGGTATTCAGCAGCAGCCTGTTTCTCCTGTATTTCCTTCCGGTTTTTTTATTGCTCTATTATATTTCGCCTAACAAAATGAAAAACTATGTGGCCTTATTGGCCAGTGTTGTTTTTTATGCATGGGGCGCACCAACTTTTATTTTTATTGTACTGGGCTCTATTATTGCTGATTTTTATGCAGTAAAGCTGATGCATACATCGGAGGGACGTACTAAAAAATACCTGGTATCATTCTCTATCGCACTCAATATAGGCATGTTACTTTATTTTAAGTATGCCAATTTCTTTGTCGACAACCTGAATGCCATTATGGTGAGCACTGGAGGGAAACCCGTAGAATGGGTGAAGGTAGCACTGCCTATTGGTATTTCATTTTTCAGTTTTCAAAAAATGACTTATGCAGTAGATGTATACCGCAAAGTACATGCCCCGCTAAAAAAAATAACCGATTTTGCCCTGTATATCCTTATGTTTCCGCAGTTGATTGCAGGGCCTATCGTGAGGTTCAATGAAATTGCCGACCAACTGGAAGACCGCCGTTATAATGAAACTGCCGACAACCGACTTACAGGTTTCTTTAGATTTGCGCTGGGCCTTGGCAAAAAGGTACTGATAGCCAATGTGCTGGGCGAATATGCCGATAGCGTTTTTGCACTTAACCCGGCTGATATGTCAACGGCTACTGCATGGATGGGTGTATTGGCCTATGCTTTCCAGATTTACTATGACTTTGCCGGATACTCAGACATGGCTATAGGATTAGGGCGTATGATTGGTTTTGATTTCCTTGAGAACTTTAACAATCCTTATATCTCACAAAATATAAGTGAATTCTGGCGCCGCTGGCATATCTCATTAGGGCGCTGGATGCTCGATTACCTGTATATTCCCCTTGGTGGCAACCGCGTGTCTGTCGGCCGATTGTACTTTAACCTTTGGCTGGTATTTATCATTTCAGGCTTTTGGCACGGCGCAGCATGGAACTTTGTTGCCTGGGGTGCCTTTCACGGCTTTTTTTTGATTGCTGACAGGTTGTTTCTGCTCAAAGTGTATAAAACCATTGGCAAATATCCGTCTATCTTTATCACTTTTATCATTACCCTGGTAGGCTGGGTACTTTTCAGGGCCGAATCGCTTCAATACGCACTTGATTTTACTGAACGCATGTTTAGTTTTACTGCTGGTCCAGCAGTTTATATCAGCAACAAGGTATGGACAATCCTGATTACTGGGGCATTCTTCAGTTTTTGGGCAGGTTTCGGAAAAATTGAACAATGGCAGGAAAAAGTCTTTTCGAAAAAACAAAGTTTGCGAACATTGGTTTTCATGACTTTAGCCTCTGCCATATTTTTTATCATTAGTCTGGCAGCCATTACTTCTTCAGGCTTTAATCCTTTTATTTATTTCAGGTTTTAG
- a CDS encoding alanine racemase, translating into MSALFNIKQFNTPALLVDEQICRNNISQMSGKARSHGIIFRPHFKTHQSIEVGHWFYEEGVRQITVSSVNMARFFADAGWKDITLAFPVNVRELAGISQLTAKIRLNVLFDMAEQAKAMTETLTSETGFFIKIDTGYHRSGVHPANEESIEKILRASTGSSLTFRGFLTHAGHTYHAGSKQEILHIHEQSIQNLSELKHKYASRYQGIISSAGDTPSCSLATDFNDLDEMRPGNFVFYDLMQLQLGSCNFEQIAAAVICPVVSVYPQRNEALILGGGVHLSKESLVLPGNKKVFGLVVPFIDGKWQQPEGDDYLVSLSQEHGIFATQSLWAKKLKPGNLVAVIPVHSCLAANLLRKTNNAYSMWP; encoded by the coding sequence ATGTCCGCATTATTCAACATAAAACAATTCAACACACCGGCATTACTTGTTGATGAACAGATTTGCCGGAACAATATCAGCCAAATGAGCGGTAAAGCCCGCTCACATGGCATCATTTTCAGACCGCATTTTAAGACACATCAATCAATAGAAGTCGGCCATTGGTTTTACGAAGAAGGTGTTAGGCAGATAACAGTATCATCGGTAAATATGGCCAGGTTTTTTGCTGATGCAGGCTGGAAAGATATTACCCTTGCCTTTCCTGTGAATGTCCGCGAATTAGCAGGTATAAGCCAGCTTACAGCCAAAATCAGGCTCAATGTATTGTTCGATATGGCCGAACAGGCCAAAGCAATGACAGAAACACTGACAAGCGAAACCGGTTTCTTTATAAAAATTGATACAGGTTACCACCGTTCGGGGGTTCATCCGGCCAACGAGGAAAGCATTGAAAAAATACTCAGAGCTTCAACAGGATCATCGTTAACTTTTCGGGGATTTCTTACACATGCCGGACACACCTATCACGCCGGCAGCAAACAGGAGATATTGCATATTCACGAGCAATCCATTCAGAACTTATCAGAATTAAAACATAAATACGCAAGCAGATACCAGGGAATCATCAGTTCTGCCGGCGATACTCCTTCATGCAGTCTGGCAACTGATTTCAACGATTTGGATGAGATGCGGCCGGGAAATTTTGTATTTTACGACCTGATGCAGCTGCAATTGGGAAGCTGTAATTTTGAACAGATTGCAGCGGCAGTTATTTGCCCTGTCGTTTCAGTTTACCCTCAACGCAATGAAGCATTGATACTTGGCGGAGGCGTGCACCTTTCAAAGGAGTCGTTGGTTTTGCCCGGTAACAAGAAGGTGTTTGGGCTGGTTGTGCCGTTTATTGATGGCAAATGGCAACAACCCGAAGGCGATGATTACCTGGTATCCCTCTCGCAGGAACATGGAATTTTCGCCACACAAAGCCTATGGGCAAAAAAGCTGAAACCAGGCAACCTGGTAGCTGTTATTCCGGTACATTCGTGCCTTGCAGCCAATCTTCTCAGAAAAACAAACAACGCATATAGCATGTGGCCATAG
- a CDS encoding amidophosphoribosyltransferase, which translates to MSEQIKHECGIAMVRLLKPLEYYLNKYGTSTWALNKLHLLMEKQHNRGQDGAGIACIKLDPKPGSKYINRHRSNSNTPIGDVFKAAYSEINELTGDHPERLKDLQYLKHHAGFAAELFMGHLRYGTFGKNVIQNLHPVIRANNWMTRNLVLAGNFNMTNVDELFEKLIDLGQYPVETSDTITILEKIGHFLDEENERLYARFKNEGFSKRNITARIAAELDVQDILRKASINWDGGYAIAGMFGHGDAFVMRDPSGIRPAFYFQNDEVIVAASERPVIQTALNVHHSQVKEIEPGHALVIRRDGTAGIIPVLEPRTRQACSFERIYFSRGTDVDIYQERKKLGKMLTPAILKAVNHDLHHSVFSYIPNTAAVAFYGLVEELGNFCDGIKKDLLLKDAQILTPAKIDEIMKLKPRVEKVAVKDIKLRTFITQDNARDDLVAHVYDVTYGVVQDGQDNLVVLDDSIVRGTTLRKSIIRILDRLGPVKIVVASSAPQIRYPDCYGIDMTKLGDFVAFNAAIELLKDTKQTHIINEVYARCKAQEMLPKEEVVNYVKDIYRPFTAEQISAKISALVTPAGCKAQVQVVYQTIEDLHEAIPGHTGDWYFTGNYPTPGGNKVVNKSFINYIEGRNERAY; encoded by the coding sequence ATGAGCGAGCAGATCAAACATGAGTGCGGAATTGCAATGGTTAGGTTGCTGAAACCACTTGAATACTATCTGAATAAATATGGTACTTCAACCTGGGCTCTCAATAAGCTTCATTTATTAATGGAAAAGCAGCACAACCGTGGTCAGGATGGCGCCGGTATTGCGTGTATCAAGCTCGATCCAAAGCCTGGAAGTAAATACATCAATCGTCACCGTTCCAATTCCAATACGCCCATCGGCGATGTTTTTAAAGCGGCATATTCTGAAATCAATGAACTTACGGGCGATCATCCCGAACGGCTCAAAGATTTGCAATACCTGAAACATCATGCTGGTTTTGCAGCCGAACTCTTTATGGGGCATTTGCGTTATGGCACTTTTGGCAAAAATGTAATTCAAAACCTGCATCCGGTCATTCGGGCTAACAACTGGATGACACGTAATCTGGTGCTAGCTGGTAATTTTAATATGACCAATGTTGATGAGCTTTTCGAAAAGCTGATTGACCTGGGCCAATATCCGGTTGAAACTTCTGATACCATTACTATTCTTGAAAAAATTGGTCATTTCCTCGATGAAGAGAATGAGCGCCTGTATGCCCGGTTTAAGAATGAAGGATTCAGCAAGCGCAATATTACTGCCAGAATAGCTGCTGAACTCGATGTGCAGGATATTTTGCGAAAAGCTTCCATCAACTGGGATGGCGGTTATGCCATTGCCGGTATGTTCGGGCATGGCGATGCGTTTGTAATGCGCGATCCCTCAGGTATCAGGCCCGCTTTTTATTTTCAGAATGACGAAGTCATTGTAGCGGCTTCTGAAAGGCCGGTTATACAAACAGCCTTAAATGTTCACCATAGCCAGGTGAAAGAGATTGAGCCCGGTCATGCGCTGGTGATACGCCGCGACGGCACCGCCGGAATTATTCCGGTACTGGAGCCCCGCACAAGGCAGGCCTGCTCGTTTGAGCGCATATATTTCAGCAGGGGTACTGATGTGGATATTTATCAGGAACGGAAAAAACTTGGTAAAATGCTCACACCGGCCATTCTTAAAGCTGTGAATCACGATCTTCATCACTCCGTTTTCTCCTATATCCCCAACACAGCGGCAGTGGCATTTTACGGCCTGGTTGAAGAGCTGGGGAATTTTTGCGATGGAATTAAAAAGGATTTGTTGCTGAAAGATGCCCAGATACTTACCCCGGCTAAGATTGATGAAATTATGAAGCTTAAACCGCGGGTTGAAAAAGTGGCTGTTAAAGATATTAAACTGCGTACTTTTATAACGCAGGATAATGCCCGTGATGATTTGGTCGCTCATGTGTATGATGTTACCTACGGAGTTGTGCAGGACGGGCAGGATAATCTGGTTGTGCTTGATGATTCCATTGTAAGGGGAACAACACTGCGCAAGAGTATTATCCGCATTCTCGATCGCCTGGGACCGGTAAAAATTGTGGTTGCTTCCTCTGCTCCTCAGATTCGTTATCCCGACTGCTATGGTATTGATATGACCAAACTGGGCGATTTCGTGGCTTTCAATGCAGCTATTGAACTGCTGAAAGACACAAAACAGACGCACATTATCAATGAGGTTTACGCCAGGTGTAAGGCGCAGGAAATGTTGCCCAAAGAAGAGGTGGTGAATTATGTGAAGGATATTTATCGCCCGTTTACGGCGGAACAGATTTCTGCCAAAATTTCAGCCCTTGTTACTCCGGCAGGCTGCAAAGCACAGGTGCAGGTTGTATATCAAACCATTGAAGATTTGCATGAAGCCATTCCCGGCCATACAGGCGATTGGTATTTTACAGGCAATTACCCAACACCTGGTGGAAATAAGGTTGTGAATAAGTCCTTTATCAACTACATTGAGGGACGCAATGAAAGGGCTTATTAA
- a CDS encoding GNAT family N-acetyltransferase, producing the protein MVNIRMAVPEDIEFIAQSQLSMAMETEQLQLDSPTVAAGVKAVLTNADRGFYIIATLNHEPAGCLMITPEWSDWRNAWVWWIQSVFVKPDMRQAGVFGSMYSFIKEQVMQRNDVAGIRLYVDNTNQRARGVYARVGMSDQHYRTFEWMK; encoded by the coding sequence ATGGTAAATATAAGAATGGCAGTGCCAGAAGATATTGAATTTATTGCGCAAAGCCAGTTAAGTATGGCGATGGAAACTGAGCAATTACAACTTGATTCACCCACAGTAGCAGCAGGTGTTAAAGCTGTGCTGACCAATGCCGACCGCGGATTTTATATCATAGCCACGCTCAATCATGAGCCCGCCGGCTGCCTGATGATTACTCCAGAGTGGAGCGACTGGCGCAATGCATGGGTATGGTGGATTCAGTCTGTTTTTGTAAAGCCCGATATGCGTCAGGCCGGCGTTTTTGGCTCGATGTACAGCTTTATTAAAGAACAGGTAATGCAAAGAAATGATGTTGCCGGCATCAGATTGTATGTGGACAATACAAATCAGCGCGCCCGCGGTGTTTATGCAAGGGTAGGCATGAGCGACCAGCATTACCGCACTTTTGAATGGATGAAATAA
- a CDS encoding DUF4476 domain-containing protein, with protein sequence MKTSLITLLIVFSAFFTNAQRPHHCDVPIADHIFRQKYKSISMQPTEERKLQVAKAIAVNNCLSVEQVKSMASLFIDDFNRLELAKTAWLSVVDKENFYFVYDEFAYFSTVFMLHDYVKSMEEHPHDYIPPYEPPVSMNFPAFDYPGYEGYHGPSNCNYPIREDEFIRLAMQVKANNSEGSRMLLLTQITGNNCLSVSQAMKFASLLVSEANRLEFFKAAIYSIFDLNNLPYGTQLFVYSAHKAAYNNLISNPMPAPGPENPPCIVHPDEFGQIKESISKESFNTTRLTLAKQIIRSKKCFSVFQVTEMVKLISFEDTRLELAKFAYDFTTDRENYYKVADAFSFSRTKEELMKFLESKR encoded by the coding sequence ATGAAAACATCTCTCATCACACTGCTCATTGTCTTTTCAGCATTTTTTACCAATGCACAACGACCGCATCATTGCGATGTTCCTATAGCTGACCATATTTTCAGGCAGAAGTATAAATCAATAAGCATGCAACCCACCGAAGAGCGCAAACTACAGGTTGCCAAAGCTATTGCGGTAAACAACTGTCTTTCGGTTGAACAGGTTAAGTCAATGGCATCCTTGTTTATCGATGATTTTAACCGCCTCGAACTGGCCAAAACAGCCTGGCTCAGTGTGGTGGACAAAGAAAACTTTTATTTTGTGTACGATGAGTTTGCCTATTTTTCAACCGTTTTTATGCTGCATGATTATGTGAAAAGCATGGAAGAACATCCCCATGACTACATTCCGCCCTATGAACCTCCTGTAAGCATGAATTTCCCGGCATTTGACTACCCGGGATATGAAGGATATCATGGCCCATCAAACTGCAACTACCCAATACGCGAAGACGAATTTATCAGACTTGCCATGCAGGTTAAGGCCAACAACTCAGAAGGCAGCCGCATGTTATTGCTTACGCAAATTACAGGCAACAATTGCCTGAGTGTTAGCCAGGCAATGAAATTCGCTTCACTGCTGGTTTCAGAAGCCAATCGGCTTGAATTCTTCAAGGCTGCCATTTACTCCATTTTCGACCTCAACAATTTACCATACGGAACTCAGCTTTTTGTATACAGCGCTCATAAAGCCGCCTACAACAACCTGATTAGCAACCCAATGCCAGCACCTGGCCCAGAAAATCCGCCCTGCATTGTTCATCCCGACGAGTTCGGACAAATAAAGGAATCGATAAGCAAAGAAAGCTTCAACACCACCCGTTTAACCCTGGCCAAACAGATCATCCGCAGTAAAAAATGTTTCAGTGTATTTCAGGTAACCGAAATGGTTAAACTGATTTCATTCGAAGATACAAGACTTGAACTTGCCAAATTTGCGTACGATTTTACCACCGACCGCGAAAACTACTACAAAGTGGCTGATGCTTTTTCGTTCAGCAGAACCAAAGAAGAGCTGATGAAGTTTCTGGAATCGAAACGCTAG
- a CDS encoding metallophosphoesterase gives MKNYQFLIFFSIVLILYSSINYYILHRSMQALPPASGLKPWFRWLFIAVASSYVLGRIVERIQLSAFSDLLMWVGSFWLAAMFYFFLAVVFIDFIRLTHHFTGILPETWLTPKAATNTLGITMIVVFTVIIVGYFNAVNPRLHKLTLDVDKSANGMKELHIAMASDIHMGTIIGPRRMEKLVNRINQLKPDIVLFAGDVVDEDLAPVIRQNLGEALRRLKAPLGIYGITGNHEYIGGANAAVAYLEAHGVTMLRDSVLKIANAFYLAGREDRDKTRFSGEPRMTVDSLLSTVDNSLPVILLDHQPFNLDKAADAGVDLQLSGHTHHGQLWPLNYLTSAIYEVSMGYLKKGKTHIYVSPGFGGWGPPVRTGNRPEVVDITLRFRESTQSATK, from the coding sequence ATGAAAAACTACCAGTTTTTGATTTTTTTCTCCATTGTACTTATCCTATACAGTTCCATCAATTATTACATACTCCACCGTAGTATGCAGGCATTGCCCCCTGCATCAGGCCTGAAGCCCTGGTTCAGATGGTTATTTATAGCGGTGGCATCTTCGTATGTTTTAGGGAGGATAGTTGAGCGCATACAGCTATCTGCCTTCAGCGATTTGCTCATGTGGGTAGGCTCCTTCTGGCTGGCAGCCATGTTTTATTTCTTTCTGGCAGTTGTATTTATCGATTTCATCAGGCTTACCCATCATTTTACAGGAATACTTCCCGAAACATGGCTTACTCCCAAAGCCGCAACCAATACACTAGGCATCACCATGATTGTGGTCTTTACGGTTATCATTGTCGGTTATTTCAACGCCGTTAACCCCCGCTTACATAAATTAACACTTGATGTTGATAAATCTGCCAATGGGATGAAAGAACTTCATATCGCTATGGCCTCCGACATTCATATGGGCACCATTATAGGTCCTCGACGCATGGAAAAGCTGGTAAATCGCATCAATCAACTAAAACCTGATATTGTTTTATTTGCCGGAGATGTCGTAGACGAAGACCTGGCACCTGTCATCAGACAGAATCTGGGCGAAGCACTCAGGCGACTAAAAGCACCTTTGGGCATTTACGGCATAACCGGAAATCATGAATATATTGGCGGAGCCAATGCTGCTGTGGCTTATCTTGAAGCACATGGTGTAACCATGCTGCGCGACAGTGTGCTTAAAATCGCCAATGCCTTTTACCTGGCAGGCCGTGAAGATCGCGATAAAACCCGTTTTAGCGGGGAACCCCGCATGACAGTTGACAGTCTTCTGAGCACGGTTGACAACTCGCTTCCGGTGATTTTACTTGATCACCAGCCCTTTAACCTCGACAAAGCTGCCGACGCCGGCGTTGATCTGCAACTTTCAGGACACACCCATCATGGTCAGCTGTGGCCGCTCAACTACCTGACTTCTGCCATTTACGAAGTCAGCATGGGCTATCTTAAAAAAGGCAAAACCCACATTTATGTTTCGCCTGGCTTTGGAGGATGGGGACCACCTGTACGCACAGGCAACCGTCCTGAAGTAGTTGACATCACCCTGCGATTCAGGGAGAGCACTCAATCAGCCACAAAATAA
- a CDS encoding YfcC family protein: MASGRKFPHTYVIIFYLIVISAALTWIVPGGKFERVMVEVNGTQREVIADNSFRYIESQPQTWQIFSALFDGFVDKADIIVFILMIGGAFWIMNNSKSIDVGIMSFLKKARKLERVDFIRKLGVDNIIITLIMLLFSIFGATFGMSEETIAFVIIFVPLAISMGYDSIVGLNMCFVAAALGFAGALLNPFTIGIAQGLSHLPLFSGIEYRFFCWIVINLVGISFVLRYMHKIRKNPEKSPVYEEDAYWRARHEESSEEIAYYTPKSAWVAWIFLSAAFVYYAFILPSTTLTVGNASVNWPVFPVLAGLFIVTGWVALRKSVHFFVLNLLMFTIFLLIAGVMGYNWYVMEIATLFMALGLFSGISMNYSPNTITRLFIEGVKDITSAAMVVGLAGGIIIILNNGLVIDTLLHNISGAMADMGNIATVGTMYVMQTAINIFIPSGSAKAALTMPIMSQFSDLIGLSRQATVMAFQFGDGFTNMITPTSGVLIGALGVARIPYNKWLKWVTPFMIILVILGFLLLIPTVTMQLNGF, translated from the coding sequence ATGGCATCAGGCAGAAAATTCCCCCACACCTACGTTATTATCTTCTATTTAATAGTTATTTCGGCTGCTCTCACCTGGATTGTGCCCGGAGGAAAATTCGAACGTGTAATGGTTGAAGTTAACGGCACACAACGGGAAGTGATTGCCGATAATTCATTCCGGTACATTGAAAGCCAGCCTCAGACATGGCAGATATTTTCGGCTCTTTTCGATGGATTTGTGGACAAAGCTGATATCATTGTTTTTATCCTGATGATTGGCGGAGCTTTCTGGATTATGAACAACAGCAAATCCATAGATGTTGGCATCATGTCATTTCTGAAAAAAGCCCGTAAACTTGAACGGGTTGATTTTATCAGAAAGCTGGGTGTTGACAATATCATCATAACGCTTATAATGCTCTTATTCAGCATTTTTGGCGCCACTTTTGGCATGAGCGAAGAAACCATAGCCTTTGTTATCATTTTTGTGCCTTTGGCCATCAGCATGGGTTACGACAGCATTGTGGGGCTTAACATGTGTTTTGTGGCAGCTGCTCTGGGGTTTGCCGGAGCCCTGCTCAACCCTTTTACCATTGGTATCGCTCAGGGACTTTCGCACCTGCCTTTGTTCTCAGGTATTGAATACCGGTTTTTCTGCTGGATTGTGATTAATCTTGTAGGCATTTCATTTGTGCTCCGCTATATGCACAAAATCAGAAAAAACCCTGAAAAATCTCCGGTATATGAAGAAGATGCCTACTGGAGAGCCCGTCATGAAGAATCATCAGAAGAAATTGCGTATTACACACCAAAATCGGCCTGGGTAGCCTGGATATTTTTATCTGCTGCATTTGTATATTATGCCTTTATCCTTCCCTCAACTACCCTAACCGTTGGCAATGCTTCAGTAAACTGGCCCGTATTCCCCGTTTTAGCCGGATTATTTATCGTTACCGGATGGGTTGCCTTGCGCAAATCGGTTCACTTCTTTGTTTTAAATCTGCTGATGTTTACCATTTTTCTGCTAATTGCCGGTGTAATGGGTTATAACTGGTATGTGATGGAAATTGCCACCCTGTTTATGGCGCTTGGTCTTTTTTCCGGCATTTCCATGAACTATTCGCCCAATACCATCACCAGGCTTTTTATTGAGGGAGTAAAAGACATCACCTCTGCTGCAATGGTGGTAGGACTGGCAGGAGGCATTATCATTATTCTGAACAACGGCCTGGTTATTGACACCCTGTTACACAACATCAGCGGTGCAATGGCCGATATGGGCAATATAGCTACTGTGGGCACCATGTATGTAATGCAAACAGCCATCAACATTTTTATTCCATCAGGGTCAGCCAAAGCTGCACTCACCATGCCCATTATGTCGCAATTCTCCGATTTAATCGGACTATCACGTCAGGCCACTGTTATGGCTTTTCAGTTTGGCGATGGATTTACCAATATGATTACACCAACTTCAGGCGTTCTTATCGGCGCTTTAGGCGTTGCCCGGATACCATACAACAAATGGCTCAAATGGGTAACTCCGTTTATGATCATCCTGGTTATTCTCGGATTTCTATTGCTCATACCAACAGTAACCATGCAACTAAATGGATTCTGA
- a CDS encoding methylated-DNA--[protein]-cysteine S-methyltransferase, translating to MDSDQKLLQTAYINVQLGTIKLTAEENAVTGLYFCELHQPETIPPLLANAAQQIKSYFAGQLKVFHIPLKLYGTPFQRSVWQLLMDIPYGTTTTYGQLSDKLGLKNGARAVGLANGANPVSIIVPCHRVIGGNGKLTGYAGGLWRKEWLLKHECSEIKEGLFL from the coding sequence ATGGATTCTGACCAAAAGCTGTTGCAAACCGCATACATAAACGTTCAATTGGGAACAATCAAGCTTACAGCAGAAGAGAATGCTGTAACAGGCTTGTATTTTTGCGAATTGCATCAGCCGGAAACAATCCCTCCGCTACTGGCAAATGCGGCCCAACAAATTAAATCCTATTTTGCCGGCCAACTAAAAGTATTTCACATCCCGCTTAAGCTTTATGGCACACCTTTTCAGCGGTCAGTCTGGCAGTTATTGATGGATATTCCCTATGGGACAACCACTACTTACGGCCAATTGTCTGACAAACTTGGCTTGAAAAACGGAGCGCGTGCTGTAGGGCTGGCCAATGGTGCCAACCCTGTCTCTATCATTGTGCCTTGTCACAGGGTAATTGGCGGTAATGGCAAACTTACCGGATACGCAGGCGGATTGTGGCGCAAAGAATGGCTTCTGAAACATGAATGTTCAGAAATCAAAGAAGGCCTGTTTTTATAG